One genomic segment of Tubulanus polymorphus chromosome 4, tnTubPoly1.2, whole genome shotgun sequence includes these proteins:
- the LOC141904434 gene encoding uncharacterized protein LOC141904434 — MENENFAFRRRNVGRNCTRLVTIYTQNNVSGERQDQDDDVDDDISNVSGERQDQDDDVGDDISNVSAEDGWLRLYDDVFDIQNLTEAEQIKISMKLSLKESHLRQSAEKRLQSLVSESNLNIVKYLQCDECSGWFHPKCIGLNEDTVEKIDYRCETCFQVPKRFIKSQLGAVEYHVSRIINAEIKDKRRPEFRRHLDLINKDHERAEKELKGYGYGLLTDEGHAYLYSVMKSYVSPTFADKSKPYSTRYMTLRQHHSKMLNSVFKEGKTSAVTYVNDVLLKEAICLLVSTYRNITYNEADILGRRTEAKKLKDVQRLMSKYFLPDY; from the exons atggaaaatgaaaactttgcaTTTCGTAGACGAAATGTCGGAAGAAACTGCACTCGATTGGTTACTATATacactcaaaataat gtATCCGGCGAACGACAGGACCAAGACGACGACGTGGacgatgatatttcaaac gtGTCCGGCGAACGACAGGACCAAGACGATGACGTGGgcgatgatatttcaaac GTTTCCGCAGAAGACGGCTGGCTTAGATTGTATGACGACGTCTTTGATATACAAAATCTCACCGAGGCAGAACAGATTAAAATCAGTATGAAGTTATCACTCAAAGAGTCACATCTCCGTCAGAGTGCAGAGAAAAGGCTTCAATCTCTAGTTTCCGAATCCAATCTGAATATTGT GAAGTATTTGCAATGCGATGAATGTAGTGGGTGGTTCCATCCGAAATGTATTGGTCTGAACGAAGATACTGTGGAGAAAATTGACTATAGATGCGAAACGTGTTTTCAG GTACCTAAACGATTCATTAAGAGTCAG CTTGGCGCGGTTGAATATCACGTTTCTCGTATAATTAATGCCGAGATAAAAGACAAGAG AAGGCCGGAATTCAGGAGACATTTGGACTTGATTAACAAAGACCATGAAAGAGCCGAAAAAGAACTGAAAGGATATGGCTATGGGCTTTTAACTGATGAG gGCCATGCATATCTCTATAGTGTAATGAAATCATACGTCAGCCCTACCTTTGCGGACAAATC GAAACCATATTCAACTCGCTACATGACCCTCCGACAACATCATTCTAAAATGCTGAATTCAGTTTTTAAAGAAGGAAAGAC gtcAGCAGTAACGTATGTTAATGACGTTTTGCTTAAAGAGGCCATTTGTTTATTGGTGTCAACCTACCGAAATATCACATACAACGAGGCTGATATTCTTGGAAGAAGAACAGAGGCCAAAAAACTAAAAGATGTACAACGACTAATGTCCAAATACTTCTTGCCAGATTATTGA